One Pyrus communis chromosome 4, drPyrComm1.1, whole genome shotgun sequence genomic region harbors:
- the LOC137730577 gene encoding uncharacterized protein has product MWLVYVCDEEEKELGRQQAPGACPYCGGKVQAVDVESQRKLCFLPLCFKIKRKYFCTLCSRRLVLYY; this is encoded by the coding sequence ATGTGGCTGGTGTACGTGTGCGACGAGGAGGAGAAGGAGCTGGGGAGGCAGCAAGCTCCTGGAGCATGCCCGTACTGCGGAGGCAAAGTGCAGGCGGTGGATGTCGAGTCTCAGCGGAAGCTCTGCTTTCTGCCCTTGTGCTTCAAGATCAAGAGGAAGTACTTCTGTACTCTCTGCTCCAGGCGCTTGGTCCTGTACTACTAG